In Cupriavidus basilensis, the following proteins share a genomic window:
- a CDS encoding FecR domain-containing protein, translating into MTQPAKARIDMQIVEAAAQWMSRLQSGEATAADLAACEQWRQADPAHELAWRRMALLGQDLRAGLDQMPPSVARKALHVANPGGTAGRVRRASSVSRRSALKSIAGVGIAASGAWLAREQLSWHRWSALSALAADYRTGSGERRTIALADGTRVVLNTGTAIDVRFAPALRELVLLAGEIQVTTGHDPAARPFTVTTRNGGITPLGTRFILREGQLSPDGTTYKRDPINVSVLEGAVQIRTRQGGEPFRLDAGQETAFTSTAVDTPSAMHPQASAWLDGMLVAEQMPLGQFIAELARYRAGSLRCDPALAALRVSGAFPLDNTDAVLAILEQTLPVQVRYLTRYWVRVAPR; encoded by the coding sequence ATGACGCAGCCCGCCAAGGCGCGCATCGACATGCAGATCGTCGAAGCGGCGGCGCAATGGATGTCGCGCCTGCAATCCGGTGAGGCCACCGCTGCCGACCTTGCGGCTTGCGAGCAATGGCGCCAGGCCGACCCGGCTCACGAGCTCGCCTGGCGGCGCATGGCCCTGCTCGGACAGGACCTGCGCGCCGGCCTGGACCAGATGCCGCCGTCCGTCGCCCGCAAGGCGCTCCATGTGGCCAACCCTGGCGGCACCGCCGGGCGCGTGCGCCGGGCCAGCAGCGTCTCCCGCCGCAGCGCGCTGAAATCCATTGCTGGCGTAGGCATCGCGGCAAGCGGCGCATGGCTGGCGCGCGAGCAGCTCTCCTGGCACAGGTGGAGCGCCCTGAGCGCCCTTGCCGCGGACTACCGCACCGGCAGCGGCGAGCGCCGCACCATCGCACTGGCCGACGGCACCCGCGTGGTGCTCAACACCGGCACCGCCATCGACGTGCGCTTCGCGCCGGCGCTGCGCGAGTTGGTCTTGCTGGCCGGCGAAATCCAGGTCACCACAGGTCACGACCCGGCCGCCAGGCCCTTCACCGTCACGACCCGCAACGGCGGCATCACGCCGCTGGGCACGCGCTTCATCCTCCGCGAAGGACAGCTCTCGCCCGACGGCACCACCTACAAGCGCGACCCGATCAACGTCTCGGTGCTGGAGGGCGCGGTGCAGATCCGCACGCGCCAGGGCGGCGAGCCGTTTCGCCTTGATGCAGGCCAGGAAACCGCGTTTACGTCCACCGCCGTCGATACGCCATCAGCCATGCACCCGCAAGCCAGCGCATGGCTGGACGGCATGCTCGTGGCGGAGCAAATGCCGCTGGGCCAGTTCATCGCGGAGCTGGCGCGCTACCGCGCCGGCAGCCTGCGGTGCGATCCGGCGCTCGCCGCCCTGCGCGTGTCGGGCGCCTTCCCGCTCGACAACACCGATGCGGTGCTCGCCATCCTAGAACAAACGCTGCCCGTGCAGGTGCGTTACCTCACCCGCTACTGGGTCCGCGTGGCCCCCAGGTAA
- a CDS encoding sigma-70 family RNA polymerase sigma factor, translated as MVTADTLPQSELHALYRNHHGWLVNLLWRKLGNADNAADLAQDTFARLLVACDASSLREPRAYLTTVASRLTAQYFRRLALERAYLEALALQPEAAAPSPETRALVVEALTAVSTVLEQLPPRVCEAFLLSQLDGLAYKDIAQRLGVTVNVVQKWMSKAFLHCYTAVYG; from the coding sequence ATGGTCACGGCAGACACCCTTCCCCAGTCGGAACTCCACGCGCTTTACCGCAATCACCACGGCTGGCTCGTCAACCTGCTATGGCGCAAGCTGGGCAATGCGGACAACGCAGCCGACCTGGCCCAGGACACGTTTGCACGGCTGCTGGTGGCTTGCGACGCTAGCTCGCTACGCGAGCCGCGCGCCTACCTGACCACCGTAGCAAGCCGCCTGACCGCGCAATATTTCCGGCGCCTGGCGCTGGAACGCGCCTACCTGGAAGCGCTCGCCCTGCAGCCCGAAGCCGCCGCCCCGTCGCCCGAGACCCGCGCGCTGGTGGTGGAGGCGCTCACCGCCGTCAGCACGGTGCTCGAGCAGCTTCCCCCGCGCGTGTGCGAGGCCTTCCTGCTGTCGCAACTGGACGGCCTGGCCTACAAGGACATCGCGCAGCGGCTCGGCGTCACCGTCAACGTGGTCCAGAAATGGATGAGCAAGGCCTTCCTGCATTGCTATACCGCGGTGTACGGATGA